DNA from Sporohalobacter salinus:
TCATAAGCATAAAATGCTCAAATAGGACTTCAAATCCGGCGGCGGGCCAGCCTTGAGCTGTCCGCGGTAGGTTCGATTCCTACACATTCCCGCCAAACGTTTACTGTGATAGGATTTATAACTTCTTAAATAGCAACTCAAAATAGTAAATGAATATATGATTTTCTTTGAACTGTCTTACGGACTTTTTGATTAATTTTAAAGTGGTCCGATGGACAGTCTTTATTATTTGGCAGTTTATTTTTGCTAATATTATAGTATTAAAAAATTAGATAGCAAAATTTTCTATTGTTATTGGGACTTTCTAATAAATTTTTCAGAAAAATATTATTTATTCTATTTCAATTAAAATTCTTGATTTTTCGTTATTAATTTCATCAGCCACATTCCATCCAGTAATTTGATAGATTCCAGGTTCTACTTGTTGACCTCTATTATTTTTTTGATTCCAATTTTCTTGATAGACTAAGGCTTCACTGGGAGCTAATTCAATGGTTTCAATTATTTGAGCAAATTTTCTATTTTGAGACCATTGCCATACTTGTTGCCCTAAACTACGAGCTATAAAATCTACGCGTTGGCTAGTACTATAAGTTAATTCTATAGGTGAGTTACTAATATTTACTTTGATTAAATTTAGATTTACTATTTCACCTGATTGATAACTATTTTGATCAGTAAAGGATATTAGTAATAATCCATTTATTATTTGGTAATCAAAATTATTTACTTGTATCTTAATTTCTTCACCATCAGGGATTAGCAATATTTGTCCTACTTCCAAATAATCTGGATTTTCAATATCATTAATTTCAATTAAGTTTTGTATTGTAGTACCAAATTGATTTGAAATTTTGTAAAGAGTATCACCAGGCTTAACTCTATAAATCATATTCTTTCCTCCCTTCTATTCCTTGTTTTGTTATTATATTCAATTAGAATTTATTAAGTGAAAATAATTTTTTATTGTGATTATTTTGTAATAGAAGGTTATGTAATGTCTCCAATGATTATTGGACAATGTGTTAGTTAATATTTTTAATAGTATTAAAAGGATAGAGTTTTATGAGGAAACATAATAAACTGCAATTTTGAATTTAAAATTACGGAGAATACCTCTTCAATTTCATACATATAAAATTTTATATGTATGAACCTGTTAAGTAGTTAATAGTCAAGTTTTTCTTTGCTAATCAGTATATTTAATTCCTTCTACTTGAGCTGGAGTTAAGTTATTAAGTCCAGAATGTGGTCTGATGTAATTATAAAAGAGCATAAACATGGTAATTGGCAGAAGCAAAGGAATTAAATCCTCTGTGTTTTTTGGCTCAGCTTTTAAAGGTGCCAAAGAATGAATTAATGACATTATCTACAATCAAGATTTCTTTTTTTAATCATGATGAAATATCTGTTGGTAATAATGATATTGTTGACCGTAAAGTTTATCTCCCAGATGATAAATAAATGATAGATGAAGTTGCTGATAAACTGGGATTAACAGATTAATCGGAAATTCAGGGCCAACTGTTAGTACTAGTAGTTGTTAATAATTGGTTATTGGGTAGGTAGAGACATTAATCTATTACATAATTCACTATAAAATTTATATTCATTTACATTATCACCTTTTATTCCAATAATATCACAATGATCAACTGAATTTAATACAGGCATATGGTTCCATACTCCTGGTTCAAAAACACTAGGTTCAGGTATATAATCCCAATTAATAATTTCAGAATGATCTGCTCCTATTTTGGGGCCGTTTTGGCTTATAGTATTTACAACTCCATCATTTGACCACCAACTTTTGTCTATATTAGGTGAATCATGTCCCGTATAACTACCTATTACATAAGAATTTGGGTAAAACAAAGGATTCATAGCTGACACTTCAGGGATTTTATGATCAGTAACTGGGCTAGTAGTAGTTGCTTCTGTAGTCCAAGAAAAATAGTACACATTGTCATGAGTTTTTACCCATTGATTTATTTTTTTGGCTCCTTTAGTACTTAAATCCCACAGAGCAATGTCTTTATTTTCTTTATTCCAAATTGAACTATTCCATACTTTGTCTGCATAATCAGAAAATGATTGTCCTGACTTTCTTTCTAACCCCCATTGATCAAGTTTAAAATCAAAAACTAAATTTTGACTGCCTCCTACAATTGCCCCTAAGGAACTAATAATGTCTTGAGCAAAAGAAATAATATGGTTACCTTCATTTGCAGCTGTTGTTCCATCATGAGGTGAAGAAATAGTTGTCACACTATGGACCCAACTATGATCTCCTTTAAATAATGGTGATACATTACTATTGGTATTTGTTAGTTCTTCTACTCTTCCTTCTTCTAATAGTTGGACTAACATCCGAATTGTCTGTCCCCCCATACTGTGGCCAACTAGATGAATCTTATTCACCTTGCCAATTTTACTATTAATTTCTCCCCACTGAGGATATATTCCTGGATAAGTTCTTCCATATCTATCATGTCCATACTTCTCTGCATGAGCCTTACCATAATCTACTGTTCCACCTTTGATATACGCATATAATTCACAAGCTCTATCCCAATTACTCGAAAAAGGACCAACTACAGCTGTCTTAACATTGTAACCTTCCTTAGATTTAAGCTCTTCTTGAAAATCACTAAATCCTCCCCAGTATTTAAAACCCAAAATTTCATCTCCACCCCAACCAGCAAATCCATGAACTAAAACTATCGGATAATCATTTCCTTTAGCCGCCACGACATTTAATGGTAGACATAATAATATTATACAAGCCAGCATAATTCCTGAAATTTTCTTCATTTTAAAGCCCCCTAATATTTTTATCCAAGAAAAGGATTTCTTTCCTCTCCAG
Protein-coding regions in this window:
- a CDS encoding BsuPI-related putative proteinase inhibitor, yielding MIYRVKPGDTLYKISNQFGTTIQNLIEINDIENPDYLEVGQILLIPDGEEIKIQVNNFDYQIINGLLLISFTDQNSYQSGEIVNLNLIKVNISNSPIELTYSTSQRVDFIARSLGQQVWQWSQNRKFAQIIETIELAPSEALVYQENWNQKNNRGQQVEPGIYQITGWNVADEINNEKSRILIEIE
- a CDS encoding esterase/lipase family protein; this encodes MKKISGIMLACIILLCLPLNVVAAKGNDYPIVLVHGFAGWGGDEILGFKYWGGFSDFQEELKSKEGYNVKTAVVGPFSSNWDRACELYAYIKGGTVDYGKAHAEKYGHDRYGRTYPGIYPQWGEINSKIGKVNKIHLVGHSMGGQTIRMLVQLLEEGRVEELTNTNSNVSPLFKGDHSWVHSVTTISSPHDGTTAANEGNHIISFAQDIISSLGAIVGGSQNLVFDFKLDQWGLERKSGQSFSDYADKVWNSSIWNKENKDIALWDLSTKGAKKINQWVKTHDNVYYFSWTTEATTTSPVTDHKIPEVSAMNPLFYPNSYVIGSYTGHDSPNIDKSWWSNDGVVNTISQNGPKIGADHSEIINWDYIPEPSVFEPGVWNHMPVLNSVDHCDIIGIKGDNVNEYKFYSELCNRLMSLPTQ